From the Solanum pennellii chromosome 4, SPENNV200 genome, one window contains:
- the LOC107017386 gene encoding putative clathrin assembly protein At1g25240, with protein MRLWRKVSGLLKDQNSVWISSLSRRTALRNPDIEAAVIKATSHDEFSMNMKNVDRVFRWLRLSSTNLKPLIWAISVRTEKTKSWVVAIKVLILMHGLYSTRLPCVQRIGRLTFDLSNFEDGHSRNIEMQGINAFIRAYFMFLDQKSYFLYIEMEEKRSMVKLNKNMVVQNLENEEKENYSMAQDLVLLEKLQTLLDMLLDIRPLSDSTIVPLILEAMDCVVTEIFDVYSRIRLGIARVLSRINVIGKVEAALALKIMKKANIQGVELSQYFEFNRDIGVRNAEICPIVDQIPNEEIKELEDIINGGASDSSEKIDKINQHIVIYEQKESETKLKTIITNRWETFDEEHGADDSSAIVNFKSRINPFEDYSELTDSTNNVPVKPQELPDLISFT; from the coding sequence ATGAGGCTATGGAGAAAGGTTTCCGGATTGCTTAAAGATCAAAATAGCGTATGGATTTCAAGCTTATCGAGACGTACAGCTCTCCGGAATCCAGACATCGAGGCTGCTGTTATAAAAGCTACGAGCCACGATGAATTCTCCATGAACATGAAGAATGTTGATCGCGTATTTAGATGGCTACGTTTGTCATCGACTAATCTCAAGCCTCTTATTTGGGCTATATCTGTTCGAACGGAGAAAACAAAGAGTTGGGTTGTTGCAATAAAGGTATTGATATTAATGCATGGTCTATATAGCACTAGGCTTCCTTGTGTCCAAAGAATTGGGAGGCTGACATTTGATCTATCAAATTTCGAAGATGGACATTCAAGAAACATCGAAATGCAGGGGATAAACGCGTTCATTCGTGCTTATTTCATGTTTCTTGATCAGAAATCGTACTTTCTCTACATCGAAATGGAGGAGAAAAGAAGCATGGTGAAATTGAACAAGAACATGGTGGTgcaaaatcttgaaaatgaagaaaaagagaattatTCAATGGCTCAGGATCTTGTTTTGCTCGAAAAATTGCAGACATTGCTAGATATGTTACTTGATATTAGACCATTATCAGATTCTACTATTGTCCCTCTTATTCTCGAAGCAATGGATTGCGTTGTGACAGAGATTTTCGATGTTTACAGCAGGATTCGTCTTGGTATTGCTCGTGTTTTATCAAGGATTAACGTTATTGGTAAAGTTGAAGCTGCATTGGCtcttaaaatcatgaaaaaggcGAATATACAAGGTGTAGAATTGTCTCAATATTTCGAGTTTAACAGAGATATTGGTGTTAGAAATGCTGAAATATGTCCAATAGTAGACCAAATCCCAAACGAAGAAATCAAAGAACTCGAAGATATCATCAATGGAGGAGCTTCAGATTCATCTGAAAAGATTGATAAAATCAATCAACACATTGTGATATATGAACAAAAGGAGTCTGAAACCAAATTGAAGACGATAATTACTAATCGTTGGGAGACTTTCGATGAAGAACATGGTGCTGATGACTCTTCTGCTATAGTGAACTTTAAATCAAGAATAAATCCTTTTGAAGATTACTCGGAACTTACTGACTCGACTAATAATGTACCTGTTAAACCTCAAGAATTGCCCGATTTGATTAGCTTTACGTAG